A region from the Desulfitobacterium dehalogenans ATCC 51507 genome encodes:
- the dapG gene encoding aspartate kinase: MRVLVQKFGGTSVSSAERRAQVAAKVSEAVREGYSPVVVVSAIGRSGDPYATDTFINLVNGITLESPKREMDLLMSCGEIISGVVLTSTLKNIGLDVVLLTGGQAGIITNDCYGDARIIRVEPKAILDHLSEGRVVVVTGFQGITEDGQVTTLGRGGSDTTASALGVALNAEAIDIYTDVEGIMTADPRIVEDARILDVVTYNEICHLAHQGAKVIHPRAVEIAMQRNIPIWIKCAFSDARGTLVTSIQPDMGAGTDITGDRTITGIAHTPNVTQIQVPTHDAPDMLQVDKQIFKGMALADISVDFISVQPESVLYTVPDDLAKKATKILENLGFKPTAVPGCAKVSIVGAGIAGVPGVMADMVEALSDAGVRILQSADSHTTIWVLVNKEDMVPAVQALHKKFLLSAC; the protein is encoded by the coding sequence GTGCGTGTTTTGGTCCAAAAGTTTGGGGGAACTTCAGTATCCAGTGCTGAACGTCGTGCCCAGGTTGCCGCAAAAGTTTCTGAAGCAGTGCGGGAGGGGTATTCACCTGTTGTCGTAGTCTCTGCGATTGGGCGCAGCGGCGATCCCTACGCCACAGATACCTTTATTAACCTGGTCAATGGTATTACCCTCGAATCGCCTAAGCGGGAAATGGATCTTTTGATGAGCTGTGGGGAAATCATATCGGGTGTGGTATTGACCAGTACCCTTAAGAACATAGGGCTCGATGTGGTCCTCTTAACCGGAGGTCAAGCAGGAATTATAACCAATGATTGTTATGGAGATGCCCGCATCATCCGCGTGGAGCCGAAAGCGATCCTTGATCATCTCAGTGAAGGTAGGGTTGTGGTGGTTACCGGTTTTCAAGGGATTACCGAAGACGGCCAGGTTACCACATTAGGTCGTGGGGGAAGTGATACCACTGCTTCAGCACTGGGTGTCGCTTTAAATGCTGAGGCCATCGATATTTATACTGATGTGGAAGGTATTATGACTGCCGATCCTCGCATTGTTGAGGATGCCCGTATCTTAGACGTAGTGACCTATAATGAGATCTGTCATTTGGCTCATCAGGGAGCTAAGGTCATTCATCCCCGTGCGGTTGAAATTGCTATGCAACGAAATATCCCCATCTGGATCAAATGTGCATTTTCCGATGCCCGGGGGACATTGGTAACCAGCATACAACCCGATATGGGAGCTGGAACAGATATTACGGGGGACCGAACGATTACGGGGATTGCTCATACACCCAATGTGACTCAGATTCAAGTACCTACTCATGATGCACCCGATATGCTGCAAGTCGATAAGCAGATCTTTAAGGGTATGGCTTTAGCGGATATTAGTGTCGACTTTATAAGTGTTCAACCTGAGAGTGTGCTTTACACCGTACCAGATGACTTAGCTAAAAAAGCTACAAAAATTCTTGAAAATTTAGGATTCAAGCCTACAGCGGTTCCGGGATGCGCCAAAGTCTCCATTGTTGGTGCGGGAATCGCAGGAGTTCCCGGTGTTATGGCCGACATGGTGGAGGCCTTATCTGATGCAGGCGTCCGTATTTTACAGTCAGCAGACTCTCACACAACCATATGGGTACTTGTCAATAAAGAAGATATGGTCCCGGCAGTGCAAGCACTTCACAAGAAGTTTCTTCTGAGTGCCTGTTAA
- a CDS encoding aspartate-semialdehyde dehydrogenase has protein sequence MPNVAIVGATGAVGQEFLKILVERNFPVGELRLLATKRSAGKKILWQGREIEVQETTHDSFKGIDIALFAGGSSSTEYAPSAVKSGAVVIDNSSAYRLDPEVPLVVPEVNPEDVKWHKGIIANPNCSTIIMAVALKPVFDLAGIKRVVVSTYQAVSGAGREGIEELEGQVRDWVQGKELKNQTFPYQIAFNLIPRIDVFQEGDYTKEEWKMVKETQKIFHVDNMPITATTVRVPVLRSHSESINIETERSVDLEEVKAAFRKAPGIIVEDNPAEDRYPMPWFTSDTDEVYIGRIRKDFSIENGINLWVVGDQIRKGAATNTIQIAELLL, from the coding sequence ATGCCGAATGTTGCAATTGTTGGAGCTACAGGTGCGGTTGGACAAGAGTTCTTGAAGATCCTTGTGGAAAGGAATTTCCCTGTGGGAGAATTACGCTTATTAGCTACAAAGCGTTCCGCAGGCAAAAAAATTCTTTGGCAAGGCAGGGAAATCGAGGTTCAAGAAACGACCCATGACAGCTTTAAAGGTATCGATATAGCATTATTTGCTGGAGGATCATCCAGTACAGAATATGCTCCCTCTGCAGTTAAAAGTGGAGCAGTAGTCATCGATAACAGCAGTGCTTATCGTCTTGATCCGGAGGTCCCTCTGGTCGTACCCGAAGTCAATCCGGAAGATGTAAAATGGCATAAGGGGATCATCGCTAATCCTAACTGCTCCACAATCATCATGGCAGTCGCCTTGAAGCCTGTTTTTGATTTAGCTGGAATCAAAAGGGTGGTGGTGTCAACGTATCAAGCCGTTTCCGGAGCAGGTCGTGAGGGGATCGAAGAATTAGAAGGCCAGGTTCGCGACTGGGTGCAGGGGAAGGAATTGAAGAACCAGACATTTCCTTATCAAATTGCCTTTAACCTGATTCCCAGGATTGATGTATTCCAAGAAGGGGATTACACTAAAGAAGAGTGGAAGATGGTTAAGGAGACCCAGAAGATTTTCCATGTGGACAATATGCCGATTACGGCAACCACAGTCCGAGTTCCTGTTTTAAGAAGCCACTCCGAATCCATTAACATAGAGACAGAGCGAAGTGTTGATTTGGAGGAGGTCAAAGCGGCCTTCCGAAAGGCTCCAGGAATTATTGTTGAGGATAATCCGGCAGAAGATCGCTATCCGATGCCTTGGTTTACTTCAGATACCGATGAAGTCTATATAGGCCGTATCCGTAAAGATTTCTCCATTGAAAATGGAATCAATCTTTGGGTTGTGGGCGACCAGATTCGTAAAGGAGCTGCAACCAATACGATACAGATTGCCGAATTATTATTATAG
- a CDS encoding dipicolinate synthase subunit B: protein MKLDGLKIGFAVTGSHCTLHEITEVMRKMVEEGADLTPIISYAVDSMDTRFGKAEDWKIKFEEITQKEVIHTIPDAEPIGPQKKFDCLLIAPCTGNTLAKLANGITDTPVLMAAKAHLRNQRPLVIAISTNDGLGLNARNIGTLLCTKNIFLVPFGQDSPATKANSLVAHMDKIPDTVLMACEGRQIQPILVDYH, encoded by the coding sequence ATGAAACTTGACGGGTTAAAGATTGGTTTTGCTGTAACGGGTTCACATTGTACCTTGCATGAAATCACTGAGGTCATGCGTAAGATGGTTGAAGAAGGAGCGGACTTAACTCCCATTATCTCCTATGCTGTGGACAGCATGGACACTCGATTTGGCAAAGCAGAGGATTGGAAGATCAAATTCGAAGAAATAACCCAGAAAGAGGTTATTCATACCATACCGGATGCTGAACCCATCGGGCCGCAGAAAAAGTTTGACTGCCTGCTCATTGCACCGTGTACAGGTAACACACTGGCAAAGTTAGCAAATGGCATTACGGACACTCCGGTACTTATGGCGGCAAAAGCACATCTTCGTAACCAGCGGCCTTTGGTAATAGCCATCTCAACTAATGACGGCCTGGGATTGAACGCTCGGAATATTGGGACACTTTTATGTACAAAAAATATATTTCTCGTTCCATTTGGGCAGGATAGCCCGGCTACAAAAGCGAATTCATTAGTAGCCCATATGGATAAAATTCCGGATACAGTCCTTATGGCTTGTGAGGGGAGACAAATTCAGCCCATATTGGTTGATTATCACTAA
- the dpsA gene encoding dipicolinate synthase subunit DpsA has protein sequence MSAGLTGIRVAVIGGDDREIYMISELQKLGAYIVGVGFEKADSIQGVTLLSSPLEAVEKADVLLFPMYGTDEHGGVRAKYSDTPIVLNKELLKAASPKVPLFIGWARPALKSAAEMLGIQIVETANLDQLAILNSIPSAEGAIQMAMEASPITIHGSESFVLGLGRCGWTLARTLKGMGAHVTGVARKPADLARALEMGLEAVHFADLEDRIGKAELIFNTVPNLILDKVMLEQVNHEAVIIDIASLPGGTDFEWAKALGIKAILAPGLPGKVAPKAAGKILAQVYPQLILRHLTTNSISLKF, from the coding sequence ATGAGTGCGGGTCTAACTGGAATTCGAGTCGCTGTAATTGGAGGGGATGACCGAGAAATTTATATGATTTCGGAGCTTCAAAAGCTAGGGGCCTACATAGTCGGGGTCGGATTTGAAAAAGCAGATTCCATCCAAGGAGTTACACTTCTTTCTTCGCCGCTGGAAGCGGTAGAGAAGGCAGACGTCTTGCTTTTTCCAATGTACGGTACCGATGAACATGGGGGTGTCAGAGCTAAGTATTCCGATACGCCTATTGTGCTGAATAAGGAGCTGTTAAAAGCAGCTTCACCCAAGGTGCCGCTTTTTATCGGGTGGGCACGCCCTGCCCTAAAATCAGCGGCGGAAATGCTGGGAATTCAAATTGTCGAGACGGCTAACCTTGACCAACTTGCTATTCTCAACTCCATTCCTTCTGCAGAAGGTGCTATCCAAATGGCCATGGAGGCCTCGCCCATCACAATCCACGGCAGTGAGAGCTTTGTTCTCGGCCTGGGACGATGTGGCTGGACTCTTGCCCGGACATTAAAAGGGATGGGGGCTCATGTTACTGGAGTAGCCCGCAAACCTGCGGATCTGGCCAGGGCATTGGAAATGGGTTTGGAAGCGGTCCATTTTGCTGATTTGGAAGACAGGATCGGGAAGGCGGAGCTTATTTTCAACACCGTTCCCAATCTGATTCTGGACAAAGTCATGTTGGAACAAGTGAATCATGAGGCTGTCATTATCGATATCGCTTCACTTCCCGGCGGCACGGATTTTGAATGGGCAAAGGCTTTAGGCATCAAGGCAATACTCGCTCCTGGTTTACCCGGTAAGGTTGCTCCCAAAGCAGCAGGAAAAATCCTTGCTCAAGTCTACCCGCAACTTATTCTTCGCCACCTGACCACAAATAGTATTTCTTTAAAGTTTTGA
- the dapB gene encoding 4-hydroxy-tetrahydrodipicolinate reductase — MKKIRVFVSGAGGKMGKEVVRTILGQEDMQLVGASDARQQGKDIGEILATAPLGIEITGPLEGVHLKESRADVLVDFTNPQSVLKNTKCALLAGVVPILGTTGLDEADIAEISDLVDQTKVGAFIAPNFAIGAILMMRFAQEAAKYFPNVEIIELHHDQKLDAPSGTALKTVEWISEVRKPLVQGHPNEYEKIKGSRGGDVDGIHIHSVRLPGFIAHQEVIFGGLGQALTIRHDALSRETYMPGVMLAIRKGSQLSNLVIGLENFLE, encoded by the coding sequence ATGAAGAAGATTCGTGTTTTTGTTTCTGGAGCCGGAGGGAAAATGGGAAAAGAAGTGGTTCGCACTATCCTCGGCCAGGAAGATATGCAGCTTGTGGGTGCTTCGGATGCACGCCAACAAGGTAAGGATATAGGAGAGATTCTTGCCACTGCTCCCCTAGGGATTGAGATAACCGGCCCTCTGGAAGGTGTGCATCTTAAGGAGAGTCGGGCAGATGTCTTGGTGGATTTTACCAATCCTCAGTCCGTATTGAAAAATACAAAATGTGCTTTATTGGCCGGAGTTGTTCCCATCTTAGGGACCACGGGCTTAGATGAAGCCGATATCGCGGAAATCAGTGATCTTGTGGATCAGACTAAAGTGGGAGCCTTTATTGCACCGAACTTTGCCATTGGTGCTATACTCATGATGCGCTTTGCCCAAGAAGCGGCAAAGTACTTTCCCAATGTAGAGATTATTGAGCTGCATCATGACCAAAAGCTGGATGCACCTTCTGGAACGGCTCTCAAAACTGTAGAGTGGATATCGGAAGTGAGAAAGCCCCTGGTACAGGGTCATCCCAATGAGTACGAAAAGATCAAGGGGTCACGGGGCGGTGATGTAGATGGAATTCATATCCACTCTGTCCGTCTGCCCGGATTTATAGCTCATCAGGAAGTGATTTTTGGCGGCCTTGGACAAGCCTTGACGATCCGCCATGATGCCCTCTCCCGGGAAACCTATATGCCCGGGGTTATGTTAGCTATTCGCAAAGGGAGCCAACTCTCAAATTTGGTAATAGGCTTAGAGAATTTCCTCGAATAG
- a CDS encoding YlmC/YmxH family sporulation protein, whose product MLLSDLAGKEIINLFDGAKLGLVGDADLAITASGAIEAIILTSRSGFSGFWGNNERDRDILVIPWDVIKKVGSEVIIVDMSNRTERINKYSV is encoded by the coding sequence ATGCTTCTTAGTGACTTAGCAGGTAAAGAAATTATTAATTTATTTGACGGAGCGAAACTAGGACTGGTGGGTGATGCGGATTTAGCGATTACGGCAAGCGGAGCGATTGAAGCCATTATACTTACTTCCCGTTCCGGCTTTTCAGGGTTTTGGGGAAATAATGAAAGAGATAGAGATATCTTAGTCATTCCCTGGGATGTCATTAAGAAGGTAGGGTCTGAAGTCATTATTGTGGACATGAGTAATAGAACAGAGCGTATTAATAAATATTCTGTTTGA
- the dut gene encoding dUTP diphosphatase — translation MNSLKVKIAYVRRDKAPNLPQYATPGAAGVDLQASLDQDLLINPGQIVKIPTGLAIELPHKGVGAFVFARSGLASKYGLALANGVGVVDSDYRGEILVAVINQGPEPFVVKDGDRVAQMVFLPVFIGEFYLVDQLDETDRGQGGFGSTGVS, via the coding sequence TTGAATTCGCTTAAAGTAAAAATAGCTTACGTCAGGAGAGATAAGGCCCCAAATCTTCCGCAATACGCAACGCCGGGAGCAGCGGGTGTGGATTTACAAGCCTCTCTGGATCAGGATCTACTCATCAACCCGGGGCAGATCGTTAAAATACCTACTGGGCTGGCCATAGAGCTGCCTCATAAAGGTGTGGGGGCCTTTGTTTTTGCCCGAAGTGGTTTAGCCTCTAAGTATGGTTTGGCGTTAGCCAACGGGGTGGGCGTCGTCGATTCAGATTATCGGGGTGAGATTCTGGTTGCAGTTATCAATCAGGGCCCGGAACCTTTTGTTGTGAAGGACGGGGATCGGGTTGCACAAATGGTTTTTCTCCCTGTATTCATTGGAGAATTTTACTTGGTGGATCAATTAGACGAGACCGACCGAGGCCAAGGTGGCTTTGGCTCAACAGGTGTTTCATAA
- a CDS encoding M16 family metallopeptidase produces the protein MYQKTVLPNGVRIITEEIDHVRSVAVGVWVGAGSRDEKEGYEGISHFIEHMFFKGTKNRTARDIAESLEAVGGQLNAFTTKEYTCYYAKVLDEDMDLAMDVLNDMFFESLFDENEIEKEKKVVIEEIKMYEDSPDELIHDLFSDYVWNDHPLGRPILGTEESVKGLSREKILTFMDHHYAPDNLVIAVAGKIKHDEVLKKLAPLYGEFKRGGRRILEGTPKGQQVQEMIPKDTEQMHLILGVPGLGQEDEDIYPMHIFNNILGGGLSSRLFQEIREQRGMAYTVFSYHSTYVDTGLFAIYAGTTPSNSQEVVECALAEILDIKKNGISQSELDRTKSQIKGGLYLGLESANSRMSRLGKTELTYNRVVSPEEVVEKLERVTVEDTKRVVNRLWKRDKISLLMLGPAGNEVNIEALLDKIGWTEE, from the coding sequence ATGTATCAAAAAACTGTATTACCAAACGGAGTTCGCATTATCACAGAGGAAATCGATCATGTACGCTCAGTAGCGGTAGGAGTATGGGTAGGTGCTGGTTCCCGGGACGAGAAAGAAGGATATGAGGGGATATCCCATTTTATAGAGCACATGTTTTTTAAAGGAACAAAAAACCGCACCGCTCGCGATATCGCTGAATCTTTAGAGGCTGTGGGGGGACAGCTCAATGCCTTTACCACGAAAGAATATACTTGCTACTACGCCAAGGTTCTGGATGAAGATATGGATCTAGCTATGGATGTACTTAATGATATGTTTTTTGAGTCTCTCTTCGATGAAAATGAAATAGAAAAAGAAAAGAAAGTGGTCATTGAAGAGATAAAAATGTATGAGGATTCTCCCGATGAGCTTATTCATGATTTGTTTTCCGATTACGTCTGGAATGACCATCCCTTGGGAAGGCCCATATTAGGAACCGAGGAGAGCGTTAAAGGACTAAGCCGTGAAAAAATCCTGACCTTTATGGATCATCATTATGCTCCTGATAATCTGGTTATTGCCGTGGCCGGCAAAATCAAGCATGATGAGGTCTTGAAAAAGCTTGCTCCCTTATATGGGGAATTTAAACGGGGAGGAAGACGGATCTTGGAAGGGACTCCCAAGGGGCAGCAGGTTCAGGAAATGATCCCGAAAGATACGGAACAAATGCACCTCATCCTGGGAGTTCCCGGTCTAGGGCAAGAAGATGAGGATATTTATCCCATGCACATCTTCAATAATATCTTGGGGGGAGGCTTAAGTTCCCGTTTGTTCCAGGAGATCAGAGAACAGCGGGGGATGGCCTATACGGTGTTCTCTTATCATTCCACTTATGTGGATACCGGCTTGTTTGCTATTTATGCAGGAACCACACCCTCAAATTCCCAAGAAGTTGTGGAATGCGCTCTCGCTGAGATTTTAGACATTAAGAAGAATGGTATCTCACAATCAGAGCTGGATCGGACCAAGTCTCAGATTAAGGGCGGACTTTACTTAGGATTAGAATCAGCAAACAGCAGGATGAGTCGTTTAGGCAAGACGGAATTGACCTATAATCGGGTTGTTTCTCCCGAAGAAGTGGTTGAAAAGCTGGAACGCGTTACCGTCGAGGATACGAAGAGAGTGGTAAACCGTCTGTGGAAGCGGGATAAGATAAGCCTTCTCATGTTAGGGCCGGCAGGGAATGAAGTGAACATAGAAGCATTGTTGGATAAAATAGGCTGGACCGAAGAATAA
- a CDS encoding D-alanyl-D-alanine carboxypeptidase family protein, with translation MFRQKWMQAVVCVLISLSLNTAPVYAQTMDTHQEPIPTPSLKITADAAVLMDAATGDILYDKNAHKQRPPASTTKIITAILGLELGKPDELVVVSEKAASVGESTIHLDPGEKILLYELVTGAMVKSGNDACVAIGEHIAGTEEHFIRLMNQKAFLLGARNTNFENTNGLPGKNHVSTAYDLALMARYGLQIPAFTSITRLKETEIHFIEPDFFMNLKNTNRLLWSYPYSDGVKTGTTNAAGKCLVAAATKDGRQLIAVVLHAPNRFGDAQKLLEWGFDETETLNIIQAGETIEFPAKNTEPVKAFAQNPVDISILKKDKEKLEKKIVWTRDESLPINAGEVLGAYEVWLNGGKLSSTPLYAESPVKQKGRLTNLLEGK, from the coding sequence ATGTTCAGGCAAAAATGGATGCAGGCCGTGGTTTGCGTTCTTATTTCACTATCTTTAAATACGGCTCCAGTGTATGCACAAACCATGGACACGCATCAAGAGCCAATACCGACACCGTCGTTAAAAATTACTGCTGATGCAGCGGTACTTATGGACGCAGCAACAGGAGATATACTCTATGATAAAAATGCTCATAAACAGAGGCCGCCGGCCAGCACCACAAAAATTATAACGGCTATTCTCGGACTGGAGCTGGGAAAACCTGATGAACTTGTAGTGGTAAGCGAAAAAGCCGCTTCTGTAGGCGAATCCACCATTCATCTGGACCCCGGGGAAAAGATTCTGCTTTACGAACTGGTTACAGGGGCTATGGTTAAATCAGGCAATGATGCCTGCGTGGCTATCGGAGAACATATAGCGGGTACTGAAGAACATTTCATTCGATTAATGAACCAAAAAGCGTTCCTTCTCGGAGCGAGAAATACTAATTTTGAAAACACCAACGGCCTACCTGGCAAAAATCATGTCTCAACAGCCTATGATTTGGCTTTAATGGCTCGTTATGGGCTGCAGATTCCAGCGTTTACCTCGATTACTCGCTTGAAGGAAACAGAAATTCATTTTATTGAACCTGATTTTTTTATGAACTTAAAAAATACCAATAGACTATTATGGAGTTACCCTTATAGCGATGGAGTTAAGACGGGGACAACCAATGCCGCCGGAAAATGTTTAGTAGCAGCCGCGACGAAGGACGGTCGGCAGCTCATTGCCGTTGTTCTCCATGCTCCCAACCGTTTCGGAGATGCACAAAAGCTTTTGGAATGGGGTTTTGACGAAACAGAAACACTGAATATTATACAAGCCGGAGAAACCATCGAGTTTCCCGCTAAAAATACAGAACCTGTCAAAGCGTTTGCTCAGAATCCGGTTGACATCAGTATTTTAAAGAAAGATAAGGAAAAACTTGAAAAGAAAATTGTTTGGACAAGGGATGAGAGTCTCCCTATTAATGCCGGCGAGGTCTTAGGAGCATATGAGGTGTGGCTGAACGGAGGAAAGTTAAGCAGCACCCCACTCTATGCCGAAAGTCCTGTCAAGCAAAAGGGGAGATTAACGAATCTCTTAGAGGGGAAGTGA
- a CDS encoding polysaccharide deacetylase family protein, with protein sequence MYVFKVPFKTLKLLGLVLVLALGILIEQRVVGIVANLPTPIDQVKTEKKVMALTINVDWGGEFLPGILDALDKYNGKATFFLTGRWAQNNPEMVKEIQARGHAIENHGYSHPHPDQISISANQEEILKTEKIVQEITGTKTKYYAPPYGEKGASGLKAAENLGYTTILWTLDTVDWRPESTPEIITKRIVDPAVRFGIKPTREGAIVLMHPKENTVKALPNILSRLANEGFQFITVNELITLEGVGDTTS encoded by the coding sequence ATGTATGTTTTTAAAGTTCCATTTAAGACCTTAAAGCTTCTCGGGCTTGTTCTCGTATTAGCTCTTGGCATACTCATAGAACAAAGAGTGGTGGGGATTGTTGCTAATCTTCCCACCCCCATAGACCAAGTCAAAACCGAGAAAAAAGTCATGGCTTTAACCATTAACGTGGACTGGGGCGGAGAATTTCTGCCCGGTATTCTGGATGCTTTAGATAAATATAATGGAAAAGCAACCTTTTTCCTTACGGGACGCTGGGCCCAAAATAATCCGGAAATGGTGAAAGAGATCCAGGCCCGTGGCCATGCCATAGAGAATCATGGCTATTCCCATCCTCATCCAGACCAAATATCCATCAGTGCCAATCAGGAAGAAATTCTTAAGACGGAAAAGATCGTCCAGGAAATTACCGGAACCAAGACCAAGTATTATGCACCGCCCTATGGCGAAAAAGGAGCCTCAGGGCTTAAAGCCGCAGAAAATCTTGGCTATACTACCATCCTTTGGACCTTGGATACGGTGGATTGGCGTCCGGAAAGCACACCGGAGATTATTACCAAGCGCATTGTGGATCCGGCTGTACGCTTTGGTATTAAGCCCACCCGGGAAGGAGCCATTGTATTAATGCATCCCAAAGAGAACACAGTGAAAGCTTTGCCGAATATTTTAAGCCGGCTCGCCAATGAAGGATTCCAATTCATTACTGTAAATGAACTGATAACATTGGAAGGAGTCGGAGATACTACCTCATAG
- a CDS encoding polyribonucleotide nucleotidyltransferase yields MTQEVFERSIQVGGRTMTFQTGKIGKQAGGAIFCRYGDTVVSAFATGSAQPREGIDFFPLTVEFEERLYAVGKIPGGFIKREGRPSEKAILSARLIDRPIRPLFPEGYRNDVQVVAQVMSVDQDCASDITGINAASAALTISNVPFEGPVAAVTVGLIGDEFIINPTVEQSEKSVMHLTVAGTKDAVMMVEAGAQEVPETQMLEAIMFGHREIQRIAEFIENYRREALERNLAKPKQEVVMQQISEDIVRVVKEFAYDKMDQAVRTEEKKAREEAIRQVKEEALAHFAEQYPEDLKAIDRTLEDFVHKIVRRLITVEHIRPDGRALDEIRPISIEVGLLPRTHGTGLFTRGQTQVLTVATLGAVGDEQILDGLGLEESKRYMHHYNFPPYSVGETRPMRGPGRREIGHGALAERALLPVIPNENDFPYTLRLVSEVLESNGSSSMASVCGSTLSLMDAGVPIKSPVAGIAMGLISEENHIAILSDIQGLEDHDGDMDFKVAGTSQGVTALQMDIKIKGVSQEILERALTQAKEGRLFILDKMLSVIEKPRPELSPYAPRIITASIHPDKIREVIGPGGKTIKKIIDETGVKIDIEDDGRVFISAVDGEAGENALKIIQALTQEVEVGRIYNGRVTRVMDFGAFVEVIPGVLGLSGKEGLVHISQLAHGRVEKVEDVVKLGDEILVKATGIDKQGRLNLSRKEALPNPNPNGNTANKKPKE; encoded by the coding sequence GTGACACAGGAAGTATTTGAACGTTCGATCCAGGTCGGCGGCAGGACAATGACCTTCCAAACCGGGAAAATCGGTAAGCAAGCAGGCGGTGCCATTTTCTGCCGGTATGGAGATACCGTTGTTTCAGCATTTGCTACTGGAAGTGCTCAACCAAGGGAAGGTATTGATTTTTTTCCGTTGACCGTTGAATTTGAAGAAAGACTCTATGCCGTCGGGAAAATTCCCGGAGGCTTTATTAAGAGGGAGGGGCGCCCCAGTGAGAAGGCTATTTTGTCTGCGCGCCTCATCGACCGGCCGATTCGGCCTCTTTTCCCCGAGGGTTATCGCAACGATGTACAAGTTGTTGCTCAAGTCATGTCGGTAGATCAGGATTGTGCCTCCGACATTACAGGGATTAATGCAGCTTCGGCTGCGCTGACGATTTCCAATGTTCCTTTCGAAGGACCGGTAGCTGCAGTTACCGTAGGGTTAATCGGCGATGAGTTTATCATTAACCCCACAGTTGAACAGTCCGAAAAAAGCGTCATGCATCTTACCGTTGCCGGGACCAAAGATGCTGTGATGATGGTAGAAGCTGGTGCGCAAGAGGTACCTGAAACTCAAATGCTGGAAGCCATTATGTTTGGTCACCGCGAAATTCAACGTATTGCGGAGTTTATCGAGAACTACCGCCGCGAAGCTCTGGAAAGAAATTTAGCAAAACCCAAACAAGAAGTCGTGATGCAGCAGATATCGGAAGACATTGTCCGGGTGGTCAAAGAATTTGCCTATGACAAAATGGATCAGGCAGTTCGCACCGAAGAAAAGAAAGCAAGGGAAGAAGCCATCCGACAAGTTAAGGAAGAAGCTTTAGCCCATTTCGCAGAGCAATATCCTGAAGATCTGAAAGCCATTGATAGAACTCTGGAAGACTTCGTACATAAGATTGTTCGCCGCTTAATCACTGTAGAACACATTCGACCCGATGGACGCGCTTTAGATGAGATTCGTCCCATCAGTATCGAAGTCGGACTGTTGCCCAGAACTCATGGTACCGGCCTGTTTACCCGGGGACAAACCCAAGTGCTCACGGTGGCGACTTTGGGAGCCGTTGGTGATGAACAGATTCTTGACGGGTTAGGTCTCGAAGAGTCCAAGCGCTATATGCATCATTATAATTTCCCACCTTACAGCGTAGGGGAAACTCGTCCTATGCGCGGACCTGGCCGTCGGGAAATTGGTCATGGAGCTTTAGCAGAACGGGCCCTTCTCCCCGTAATTCCTAATGAAAACGACTTCCCCTATACCCTTCGTCTGGTTTCTGAGGTTCTTGAATCCAATGGATCCAGTTCTATGGCATCAGTATGCGGCAGCACTCTGTCTTTGATGGACGCCGGGGTGCCTATTAAATCCCCTGTGGCCGGGATAGCCATGGGCTTGATCAGCGAGGAAAATCATATCGCTATTCTTTCGGACATTCAGGGACTGGAAGACCATGATGGGGATATGGATTTCAAAGTGGCAGGAACAAGTCAAGGTGTAACAGCTTTGCAGATGGATATAAAAATCAAAGGGGTGTCCCAGGAGATCTTGGAGAGAGCCCTTACTCAAGCGAAAGAAGGACGTCTGTTTATTCTTGATAAAATGCTCTCCGTGATTGAAAAACCACGACCAGAGCTTTCACCCTATGCCCCAAGAATCATTACGGCATCCATTCACCCAGATAAGATTCGTGAGGTTATTGGACCTGGCGGAAAGACTATTAAGAAGATCATTGATGAAACCGGTGTTAAGATCGACATTGAAGATGATGGCCGTGTCTTTATTTCTGCAGTAGATGGGGAGGCCGGTGAGAACGCACTTAAAATCATCCAGGCCCTCACTCAAGAGGTTGAAGTAGGCCGTATTTATAATGGCCGGGTAACCCGGGTTATGGACTTCGGAGCCTTCGTAGAGGTCATTCCTGGTGTTCTGGGATTAAGCGGTAAAGAAGGATTGGTTCATATTTCCCAACTGGCTCACGGGCGGGTTGAGAAAGTAGAGGATGTGGTGAAACTGGGAGATGAAATCCTGGTTAAGGCTACAGGCATTGACAAGCAAGGTCGTTTGAATCTTTCCCGGAAGGAAGCACTGCCCAATCCTAATCCCAATGGAAATACGGCTAATAAAAAACCCAAGGAATAA